From the genome of Fusarium oxysporum f. sp. lycopersici 4287 chromosome 3, whole genome shotgun sequence, one region includes:
- a CDS encoding hypothetical protein (At least one base has a quality score < 10): MIQLAAEASPTLRTTHQPRTTAGPCVITGPWGMDDSNRMRRQNEPPVHSNPNQRYSLNDPSQQRRSLAGISNDRYRPASLAGPSSSGRGMGSHGNYNSYYSDPSASFSTANMPGTAIAYGSEYGHDSRRTQGFGDYSTAATAMYNVGQPSTQKTVYDAQQFSSRQPAAMQMMPPDIASRYFGSETGASAGPSPQQPAQGSSGSANVYQQSNAMNYASNSMSSESVMPQATKTADVSMTEDHDYAEGALEEEWVSYQRQLASIFQEIVNGSLESASETLLSLTSWLLSQVADLGMYYTVYVIVEGNRRKPELTTVRAQVLILTIPTSMLIVFSCGTTSTMLGSGWASAKLT, from the exons atgATCCAACtcgctgctgaggct TCACCAACATTACGAACCACCCATCAGCCTAGAACAACAGCAGGGCCGTGTGTTATCACAGGTCCTTGGGGCATGGACGATTCGAACCGTATGAGGAGGCAGAATGAACCGCCGGTCCATTCGAACCCCAATCAAAGATACTCACTCAACGATCCGTCACAACAGCGCCGTTCGCTCGCTGGAATTTCCAACGACAGGTATCGCCCTGCATCTCTTGCTGGCCCTTCATCGTCAGGGCGAGGCATGGGGTCTCATGGTAACTACAATAGCTACTATTCAGATCCTAGTGCATCATTCTCGACGGCAAATATGCCTGGCACAGCTATAGCTTATGGCTCCGAGTACGGCCACGACTCCCGCCGAACGCAAGGCTTTGGCGACTACAGTACTGCAGCTACGGCGATGTATAACGTTGGCCAACCAAGTACGCAAAAAACAGTTTACGATGCGCAGCAATTCAGCTCGCGGCAACCTGCAGCTATGCAAATGATGCCACCAGATATCGCCTCCCGCTACTTTGGGTCTGAGACTGGGGCCTCAGCTGGTCCGAGTCCACAGCAACCGGCGCAGGGCTCAAGCGGATCCGCGAATGTGTATCAGCAAAGCAATGCTATGAATTATGCGAGCAACAGCATGTCCAGTGAAAGCGTAATGCCACAGGCAACAAAAACCGCCGATGTTTCAATGACAGAAGATCATGACTATGCGGAAGGCGCCCTCGAGGAGGAATGGGTCAGTTACCAGAGGCAGCTGGCTAGCATATTTCAGGAGATAGTAAATGGATCTCTCGAGAGTGCATCTGAGACATTGCTTAGTCTCACTAGCTGGCTCTTGTCTCAGGTCGCAGATCTAGGCATGTATTACACTGTCTATGTAATCGTAGAGGGGAACAGAAGAAAGCCAGAGCTGACTACTGTGCGTGCCCAGGTCTTAATCTTGACGATACCAACCTCCATGCTGATCGTATTCAGCTGTGGAACGACTTCAACCATGCTTGGCTCGGGTTGGGCCAGCGCCAAATTGACCTAA
- a CDS encoding hypothetical protein (At least one base has a quality score < 10), translating into MCYFDQTRWACGYWRWGHFRQQCNKEYRMGETCGLKLVYETRTKRDNCKLCQDMEKKQRRYDKMYRDVQRWQREGNRNATIERTCAEMQEVLGQIYRMREEHDHRLQSLGQ; encoded by the exons ATGTGCTACTTTGATCAAACGCGCTGGGCCTGCGGCTACTGGCGTTGGGGTCACTTCCGCCAACAGTGCAACAAAGAATACCGGATGGGCGAGACGTGCGGCCTGAAGCTTGTCTACGAAACCAGGACCAAGAGAGATAACTGCAAACTCTGCCAGGatatggagaagaagcagcgCCGGTACGACAAGATGTATCGCGACGTTCAGCGCTGGCAGAGGGAGGGCAACCGAAATGCGACCATCGAGCGAACGTGTGCCGAGATGCAAGAAGTACTTGGTCAAATATACCGTATGAGAGAGGAGCATGATCACAGGCTGCAATCCCTTGGCCAG TAA
- a CDS encoding hypothetical protein (At least one base has a quality score < 10) encodes MSTIQSQSSPATLLWDHQDLIPLQKNLGEEDLVLLLTPAVVPLDQSPTNAGDPFEPLGKALARTHPWIRHVPYSKERGITGIHVAFIKRARVVIFVLTGFSTEEGLFQLELAEVAREVCEERPLVLVACCEVSEKGARAYGFPTLIQCPGYFVADLQAVAVLLTSERPTTEATPKTRNSPPPPTWPLLKWDYDRDLPETHALWEACLPSKFYLNRSTLGSRLKRDGYAMHYLVREPHKGEAIGFCATFTTFTDSSGDRLIGSIAAIIVHKDFRGQGVGRFLHDEVASKLKKIRGVGIIQLGSTFPRLLYGLPVPETDTEWFEKRGWNMKESTPGNGRRVLDWLLRFADHPVPDLASAGLTFRPCQTADYQKVVEMANKESQKRYRFGWYDQYAKTMDTCYVNDIVVGLEGENLVAAAITYFPNNGSPCGADIPWPASIGQGIGGVSCICIKDEDPDMVNRRDSVATRLLLACRQTLSERGMVGMFVDGSRSDENVLQSLGFCKWAEYKELWRKA; translated from the exons ATGTCAACTATACAAAGCCAGAGCTCACCGGCCACTTTACTATGGGATCACCAAGACCTGATTCCCCTTCAAAAGAACCTTGGTGAAGAAGATTTAGTCTTGTTATTAACACCTGCTGTTGTTCCGTTAGACCAGAGTCCTACCAACGCAGGTGATCCTTTCGAGCCTCTCGGTAAAGCACTTGCGCGCACACATCCTTGGATCCGGCATGTTCCTTATAGTAAGGAGCGTGGCATTACCGGCATTCATGTGGCATTCATCAAGCGAGCACGAGTCGTTATCTTCGTGCTGACTGGCTTCTCGACAGAGGAAGGTTTATTTCAGCTTGAACTCGCCGAGGTTGCTCGTGAGGTGTGTGAAGAGCGCCCTTTAGTGCTGGTAGCCTGCTGTGAAGTTTCGGAAAAGGGGGCCCGCGCGTATGGTTTCCCAACTCTCATTCAGTGTCCGGGGTACTTTGTGGCAGACTTACAAGCCGTCGCCGTTCTTTTGACAAGTGAACGGCCGACAACAGAGGCCACGCCAAAGACCCGTAACTCTCCTCCCCCGCCAACTTGGCCGCTCCTGAAATGGGACTACGACAGAGATCTCCCAGAGACCCACGCTTTATGGGAAGCATGTTTGCCTTCCAAGTTCTATCTAAATCGGTCAACTCTTGGTTCTCGCTTGAAACGCGATGGATATGCCATGCATTACTTGGTGAGAGAACCCCATAAAGGGGAGGCCATTGGATTTTGTGCAACATTCACAACGTTTACGGATAGTAGTGGCGACCGACTGATTGGATCAATAGCCGCCATCATCGTTCATAAAGACTTTCGGGGCCAAGGTGTTGGGCGCTTCCTCCACGACGAGGTCGCGAGCAAACTTAAAAAGATTCGAGGTGTCGGAATCATTCAACTTGGAAGCACATTTCCAAGATTACTCTACGGTCTGCCCGTTCCTGAAACCGATACGGAGTGGTTCGAAAAACGAGGTTGGAACATGAAGGAATCCACACCTGGAAACGGGCGGCGGGTGCTCGATTGGCTCTTGAGATTTGCCGACCATCCAGTTCCTGATCTGGCTTCCGCTGGCTTGACTTTCAGGCCATGTCAGACAGCAGATTACCAGAAGGTTGTCGAGATGGCAAATAAGGAGTCACAGAAGAGATACCGGTTTGGGTGGTACGACCAATACGCCAAAACTATGGACACTTGCTATGTGAACGACATTGTAGTCGGGCTTGAAGGGGAAAATCTGGTAGCTGCGGCAATAACATATTTTCCAAATAATGGGAGCCCTTGCGGCGCAGATATTCCATGGCCAGCCTCAATCGGACAAGGCATTGGAGGAGTTTCGTGCATCTGCATCAAAG ATGAAGACCCGGATATGGTCAATCGTCGTGACTCGGTGGCTACGAGATTGCTCCTGGCTTGTCGGCAGACCCTGAGTGAGAGAGGAATGGTTGGAATGTTTGTTGATGGCAGCAGATCGGACGAAAATGTGCTGCAGTCTTTAG GCTTTTGCAAATGGGCAGAATATAAAGAGCTTTGGCGAAAAGCCTAG
- a CDS encoding hypothetical protein (At least one base has a quality score < 10), with amino-acid sequence MTPPREPSFRDLAMDALKNLVNDVPDWLQRLDDLSGQVDRRQAELAAVAAAEGKSAETKSLRNKGSTESLKPKDDPPVVHAEAPGNEDILKDGAGDNTAQTSVKPETPKVHAPSPGSIRQQQEIMKAAQARARARVRKKPKSPSMTSNEDAPAAYRTRSMIIVYYDCYVQSFFDDLVRFVSSSRNLMRKAKMAARVAQIKKLAEQEVSEDGSNDDAIPSLRYMSSRRFGPMSISRPGAGDQPPDVYDKLDKGLEFVQSMCEHGAHQFLRDGDCNDEISKVQKRLTEVLEMAKTEMERVEREEPELAKETGEMGKVRTRRPVSVRRDMAVDHKESSPTPTKEENKLEPAKLEAAEPIIAADPTAPMAVDPNIMEADEGIDVEMELPKLQYRSTRAMRSRGP; translated from the coding sequence ATGACTCCCCCACGAGAACCAAGCTTTCGcgacttggcgatggatGCCCTCAAGAATCTTGTCAACGACGTCCCGGACTGGTTACAGCGACTCGACGACCTCAGCGGCCAGGTCGACCGACGCCAGGCCGAGTTGGCCGCTGTTGCTGCCGCAGAGGGCAAAAGTGCGGAGACAAAGTCACTTCGCAACAAAGGCTCAACCGAGTCCCTCAAGCCTAAAGATGATCCTCCAGTAGTTCACGCCGAGGCTCCAGGGAACGAGGACATCCTCAAAGATGGCGCAGGCGACAACACAGCACAGACATCAGTCAAGCCCGAGACACCTAAGGTGCACGCCCCAAGCCCTGGCTCCATTCGTCAGCAACAAGAGATCATGAAAGCCGCACAAGCTAGAGCACGAGCTCGGGTAAGGAAGAAGCCCAAGTCGCCATCCATGACGTCCAACGAAGACGCCCCTGCCGCCTATCGCACACGGAGCATGATCATTGTCTATTATGATTGCTATGTTCAGAGCTTCTTTGACGACCTTGTGAGGTTCGTCTCGTCAAGTCGAAACCTGATGCGTAAAGCCAAGATGGCCGCAAGAGTTGcccagatcaagaagcttgcgGAGCAAGAAGTATCAGAGGATGGAAGCAATGACGACGCCATCCCTTCACTACGATACATGAGCAGCAGGCGATTCGGTCCTATGTCGATATCCCGACCCGGTGCTGGTGACCAACCACCAGATGTATACGATAAGCTAGACAAGGGCCTCGAGTTTGTGCAGAGTATGTGTGAGCACGGTGCTCATCAGTTTCTTCGCGATGGCGACTGCAACGACGAGATCAGTAAGGTACAGAAACGACTGACGGAGGTCCtcgagatggccaagacagAAATGGAGCGCGTTGAGCGTGAAGAGCCTGAACTAGCAAAGGAAACAGGCGAGATGGGCAAAGTCCGGACGCGGCGGCCCGTAAGTGTGCGCCGCGACATGGCGGTTGACCACAAGGAAAGCAGTCCGACACCCACTAAGGAGGAGAACAAGTTAGAGCCCGCAAAACTCGAAGCTGCCGAACCTATTATCGCAGCAGATCCCACGGCACCTATGGCTGTGGATCCAAATATCATGGAAGCTGACGAGGGCATCGATGTCGAAATGGAACTTCCCAAACTACAATATCGATCGACCCGGGCGATGCGCAGTCGCGGACCATAG
- a CDS encoding hypothetical protein (At least one base has a quality score < 10), with the protein MFLATQNDTDDPDGVAPQSPKLEPLYLRHQESSPSPPPLIPTTKASRNSKFYETSGYANLINNLDGGRNPDIAREVDRENLPCGEDSPDEESWRDSAVDGNLAADALPINGLSARGYISGSKVTSPLIPSSNGALPPLHHGLRAPAGNSKETLPSQSLPSLRSTLGELRDLPPERPSEQDLGRSRPGPSSTFPPSPAANLGHRFSLTTNLLSSPRSAPDRYRTLSSHSTAEGSTDHEPANGTHARATTEYSSSNATGTPNTDHSASSPAASVSINSTSITDRMSIDGMTHPQPIAGLYTCTFQGCRVEPFQTKYLLNSHMNVHSSVRLHYCPVKGYPRSEGGKGFKRKNEMLRHGLVHDSPGYVCPFCPDREHKYPRPDNLQRHVRVHHIDKDKDDPQLRAVLAQRPDGPNRDRRSRNPPS; encoded by the exons ATGTTCCTAGCTACGCAGAACGATACAGACGACCCGGATGGCGTGGCTCCTCAAAGCCCAAAACTCGAACCGCTATATCTAAGGCACCAAGAGTCATCTCCAAGTCCTCCCCCCCTTATACCTACAACTAAAGCCAGTCGTAACAGCAAGTTTTATGAAACCTCTGGGTATGCCAACTTGATAAATAATCTCGACGGCGGACGCAACCCCGACATAGCTCGCGAAGTTGACCGCGAAAACCTTCCATGCGGCGAAGACTCACCAGATGAAGAATCGTGGCGAGATAGTGCCGTCGACGGCAACCTCGCTGCAGACGCACTCCCGATCAACGGTCTGTCTGCGCGGGGATATATCTCCGGTAGCAAAGTCACATCGCCACTCATCCCTTCGTCTAACGGAGCCTTACCGCCGCTTCACCATGGGCTTCGCGCACCAGCAGGCAATTCTAAGGAGACTCTTCCATCACAGTCTCTCCCGTCTCTTCGTTCAACACTTGGTGAGCTCCGAGACTTACCCCCAGAGCGCCCATCCGAACAAGATCTCGGTCGATCTCGCCCAGGCCCATCCTCGACTTTCCCTCCTTCGCCAGCTGCAAATCTAGGGCATAGGTTCAGTTTGACTACCAATCTCCTGTCATCACCCCGTTCAGCACCAGATAGATATCGAACACTCTCCTCGCACTCTACGGCAGAGGGGAGTACAGATCATGAGCCTGCAAATGGTACCCACGCTCGCGCCACAACGGAATATAGTAGTAGCAATGCTACCGGGACTCCGAATACCGATCATTCTGCCTCTTCACCCGCCGCATCAGTCTCGATCAACTCAACCTCAATTACCGACCGGATGAGCATTGATGGAATGACACATCCGCAGCCTATTGCCGGCTTATATACATGTACATTCCAGGGATGCCGGGTGGAACCGTTCCAGACAAAATATCTTCTCAATTCTCATATGAATGTGCACTCGTCAGTACGGCTACACTATTGTCCAGTCAAAGGATATCCGAGAAGTGAAGGGGGCAAGGGCTTCAAGAGAAAGAATGAAATGTTAAGACATGGTCTAGTTCATGATTCTCCAGGCTACGTTTGCCCTTTTTGCCCTGACAGGGAACACAAATATCCACGTCCAGATAACCTTCAGCG ACATGTCCGTGTTCATCACATagacaaagacaaggacGACCCGCAACTGAGAGCTGTACTCGCTCAGCGACCAGATGGACCCAATCGCGATCGACGAAGTCGCAACCCACCGTCATAA